From one Humulus lupulus chromosome 8, drHumLupu1.1, whole genome shotgun sequence genomic stretch:
- the LOC133794216 gene encoding G-type lectin S-receptor-like serine/threonine-protein kinase RKS1 isoform X1, with the protein MVFSKPLWLIILLALQPSSSCISLTVITPKQPLKDGDILISAGKTFALGFFSPAGNTRNRYVGIWYYKIPQQTVVWVANRDTPLNDTSGVLSIDGRGDLVIYGSNNSRSSVFWSANASVHDANSSMAKLLDVGNLVLLPNNTVTDQTQTPLWQSFDYPTDTMLPYMKLGLNRVTGLDRFITSWKSPEDPGTGSCTYRFDPNGYPQLFLYKGRAPFWRTGSWTGHEFSGVPEMTPFFIFNGSYVDNQDEISTMYGLLNDSIFTRSVVNESGMVRRSTWHDQTEKWQEFWSAPRELCDNYRHCGSNGICDRSNVDRFECKCLPGLEPKSPGDWFLRDGSGGCVRKQGLAPTCGKGEGFVKLARVKIPDTSKARVNMRLSLEACEKECLGNCSCTAYASARVSGGGVGCLTWHGDLVDSRTYPTSGQDFYVRVDSITLAKYKKESNGSISKTGKVAIALGSFAVLLIILFLFMYWWARTKRKAKERQIKYGHNISKSLSTYFDDFSVQRDLDESGSELPVFDLKTIAAATDNFSIHDKLGEGGFGSVYKGVFYEGTEIAVKRLSRQSSQGSEEFKNEALLIAKLQHRNLVRVLGYCNQQEEKMLIYEYLPNKSLDFFIFDEEKRKILDWSKRFDIIRGIVRGMLYLHEDSRLRIIHRDLKASNILLDADLKPKISDFGMARIFEGDELEANTNRVVGTYGYMSPEYAMEGRFSFKSDVYSLGVLILEIVTRRKNIGYRCVNPTGSSNLIGQVWDLWNEGRALEIVDSSLDELFGGEALRCMTIGLLCVQDNACDRPTMLEVAVMLGNEAGLPTPKQPAFVFKRGYTSNGDPLTSEGFNSVNHVTCSMIQPR; encoded by the exons ATGGTTTTTTCCAAACCGTTATGGCTAATCATATTACTAGCTCTGCAGCCCTCTTCTTCTTGCATTTCTCTCACTGTCATTACCCCAAAACAACCCCTCAAAGACGGCGACATTTTGATTTCAGCCGGAAAGACTTTTGCTCTCGGGTTTTTCAGCCCGGCGGGAAATACCCGCAACCGCTACGTCGGAATATGGTACtacaaaatccctcaacaaaccgtCGTTTGGGTCGCTAACAGGGACACTCCTCTCAATGATACCTCGGGCGTTTTGTCCATCGACGGTCGTGGAGACCTTGTTATCTATGGGAGTAATAATAGCAGAAGCTCTGTTTTTTGGTCAGCCAATGCTTCGGTCCACGACGCAAATAGCTCCATGGCTAAGCTTTTAGATGTGGGAAATCTCGTTCTACTTCCAAATAACACTGTCACTGACCAGACTCAGACCCCTTTATGGCAGAGCTTTGATTACCCAACAGATACCATGCTCCCTTACATGAAACTCGGGTTGAACAGGGTCACCGGGTTAGATCGGTTCATCACTTCTTGGAAGTCGCCCGAAGACCCGGGAACCGGGAGCTGCACATACCGGTTTGACCCGAATGGGTATCCTCAACTGTTCTTATACAAGGGTCGGGCTCCATTTTGGCGAACCGGATCTTGGACGGGCCACGAGTTCTCCGGTGTACCCGAAATGACGCCATTTTTCATCTTCAATGGAAGTTACGTGGACAATCAAGATGAAATCTCGACGATGTACGGTCTTCTCAACGACTCAATTTTCACGAGATCGGTGGTCAATGAATCGGGAATGGTTCGTCGATCCACGTGGCACGATCAGACGGAGAAATGGCAAGAGTTTTGGTCCGCGCCGAGGGAGTTGTGCGATAATTACAGGCATTGTGGGTCGAACGGAATCTGTGACCGGTCGAATGTGGATAGGTTCGAGTGCAAGTGCTTACCCGGGCTCGAACCCAAGTCGCCCGGAGATTGGTTCTTGAGAGACGGATCGGGTGGGTGCGTGAGGAAGCAAGGGCTAGCTCCCACGTGTGGGAAGGGAGAAGGGTTCGTGAAGTTGGCACGTGTGAAGATACCGGACACTTCAAAGGCACGTGTGAATATGAGGTTGAGTTTGGAAGCGTGTGAGAAAGAGTGCCTAGGCAATTGCTCGTGTACGGCCTACGCGAGTGCGCGAGTGAGTGGTGGTGGGGTTGGGTGCTTGACATGGCACGGTGATCTGGTGGACTCAAGGACATATCCAACGTCGGGGCAAGATTTTTACGTGCGAGTTGATTCAATAACATTAG CCAAATATAAAAAGGAGTCTAATGGTTCTATAAGCAAGACTGGGAAGGTGGCAATTGCGCTGGGTTCTTTTGCAGTACTATTAATCATCTTGTTTCTTTTCATGTATTGGTGGGCAAGGACTAAAAGGAAAG CGAAAGAACGACAAATAAAATATGGTCACAATATTTCCAAAAGCTTAAGTACTTATTTTGACGACTTTTCCGTTCAAAGAGATTTAGACGAAAGTGGCTCAGAGTTGCCAGTCTTTGATCTAAAAACCATAGCTGCAGCCACAGATAATTTCTCAATTCATGACAAATTAGGAGAAGGCGGTTTTGGCTCCGTTTATAAG GGTGTTTTCTATGAGGGAACGGAGATAGCAGTGAAAAGGCTATCGAGGCAGTCGAGCCAAGGAAGTGAGGAATTCAAAAATGAAGCTTTGTTGATTGCAAAACTCCAACACAGGAATCTTGTCAGGGTTCTTGGTTATTGTAATCAACAAGAAGAAAAGATGTTAATCTATGAATACTTGCCAAACAAGAGCCTGgacttttttatttttg ATGAGGAGAAAAGGAAAATCCTAGACTGGAGTAAACGTTTTGACATAATTCGTGGAATTGTTAGAGGGATGTTGTATCTTCATGAAGATTCAAGATTAAGAATCATTCATAGAGATTTGAAAGCTAGCAATATTCTTCTAGATGCCGACTTGAAACCCAAAATTTCAGATTTTGGTATGGCTAGAATATTTGAAGGAGATGAGCTTGAAGCAAATACAAATCGAGTGGTTGGAACATA TGGTTATATGTCACCGGAGTATGCAATGGAAGGGAGATTTTCATTCAAGTCAGATGTGTATAGCCTTGGGGTTTTGATTCTCGAGATTGTTACTAGAAGAAAGAACATTGGCTATCGCTGTGTGAATCCAACAGGCTCATCAAATTTGATTGGACAA GTTTGGGATTTGTGGAATGAAGGCAGAGCTTTGGAAATAGTGGACTCATCATTGGATGAATTATTTGGTGGTGAAGCTTTGAGATGCATGACAATAGGGTTGTTATGCGTGCAAGACAATGCCTGTGATCGACCCACCATGTTAGAAGTTGCTGTCATGTTGGGTAATGAAGCAGGTCTGCCTACCCCAAAACAGCCTGCATTTGTTTTTAAAAGAGGTTACACTTCAAATGGAGACCCATTAACTAGTGAAGGATTCAACTCTGTAAATCATGTGACATGCAGCATGATACAACCTCGCTGA
- the LOC133794211 gene encoding G-type lectin S-receptor-like serine/threonine-protein kinase RKS1 isoform X2, with product MSPEYAMEGLYSIKSDVFSFGVLTLEIITGKKNSHFNEVSSLNLVGQVWDLWKEGKALEIVDESILDLAEPYPSDQVLRYIQIGLLCVQELAVDRPTMLEVVFMLGHETPLQSPKRPAFIFKNTGSDTSTSKGVSVNDITVTVMEAR from the exons ATGTCACCAGAGTATGCAATGGAAGGCCTGTATTCAATAAAGTCTGATGTCTTCAGTTTTGGGGTTCTTACATTAGAGATCATTACTGGGAAGAAGAACAGCCATTTCAATGAAGTTTCCTCACTTAATTTGGTTGGCCAA GTCTGGGACTTGTGGAAAGAAGGAAAAGCTTTGGAGATTGTTGACGAATCAATATTGGATTTGGCTGAGCCATATCCAAGTGATCAAGTCTTGAGATACATCCAAATCGGGCTGTTATGTGTTCAGGAGCTCGCTGTAGATAGACCAACCATGTTAGAGGTTGTGTTCATGCTGGGACATGAGACCCCTCTTCAATCTCCTAAAAGACCAGCATTTATTTTCAAAAACACTGGTAGCGATACCTCAACATCGAAAGGAGTTTCTGTAAATGACATAACTGTTACAGTGATGGAAGCTCGCTAA
- the LOC133794216 gene encoding G-type lectin S-receptor-like serine/threonine-protein kinase RKS1 isoform X2 has protein sequence MVFSKPLWLIILLALQPSSSCISLTVITPKQPLKDGDILISAGKTFALGFFSPAGNTRNRYVGIWYYKIPQQTVVWVANRDTPLNDTSGVLSIDGRGDLVIYGSNNSRSSVFWSANASVHDANSSMAKLLDVGNLVLLPNNTVTDQTQTPLWQSFDYPTDTMLPYMKLGLNRVTGLDRFITSWKSPEDPGTGSCTYRFDPNGYPQLFLYKGRAPFWRTGSWTGHEFSGVPEMTPFFIFNGSYVDNQDEISTMYGLLNDSIFTRSVVNESGMVRRSTWHDQTEKWQEFWSAPRELCDNYRHCGSNGICDRSNVDRFECKCLPGLEPKSPGDWFLRDGSGGCVRKQGLAPTCGKGEGFVKLARVKIPDTSKARVNMRLSLEACEKECLGNCSCTAYASARVSGGGVGCLTWHGDLVDSRTYPTSGQDFYVRVDSITLAKYKKESNGSISKTGKVAIALGSFAVLLIILFLFMYWWARTKRKAKERQIKYGHNISKSLSTYFDDFSVQRDLDESGSELPVFDLKTIAAATDNFSIHDKLGEGGFGSVYKGVFYEGTEIAVKRLSRQSSQGSEEFKNEALLIAKLQHRNLVRVLGYCNQQEEKMLIYEYLPNKSLDFFIFDEEKRKILDWSKRFDIIRGIVRGMLYLHEDSRLRIIHRDLKASNILLDADLKPKISDFGMARIFEGDELEANTNRVVGTYGYMSPEYAMEGRFSFKSDVYSLGVLILEIVTRRKNIGYRCVNPTGSSNLIGQLGLGFVE, from the exons ATGGTTTTTTCCAAACCGTTATGGCTAATCATATTACTAGCTCTGCAGCCCTCTTCTTCTTGCATTTCTCTCACTGTCATTACCCCAAAACAACCCCTCAAAGACGGCGACATTTTGATTTCAGCCGGAAAGACTTTTGCTCTCGGGTTTTTCAGCCCGGCGGGAAATACCCGCAACCGCTACGTCGGAATATGGTACtacaaaatccctcaacaaaccgtCGTTTGGGTCGCTAACAGGGACACTCCTCTCAATGATACCTCGGGCGTTTTGTCCATCGACGGTCGTGGAGACCTTGTTATCTATGGGAGTAATAATAGCAGAAGCTCTGTTTTTTGGTCAGCCAATGCTTCGGTCCACGACGCAAATAGCTCCATGGCTAAGCTTTTAGATGTGGGAAATCTCGTTCTACTTCCAAATAACACTGTCACTGACCAGACTCAGACCCCTTTATGGCAGAGCTTTGATTACCCAACAGATACCATGCTCCCTTACATGAAACTCGGGTTGAACAGGGTCACCGGGTTAGATCGGTTCATCACTTCTTGGAAGTCGCCCGAAGACCCGGGAACCGGGAGCTGCACATACCGGTTTGACCCGAATGGGTATCCTCAACTGTTCTTATACAAGGGTCGGGCTCCATTTTGGCGAACCGGATCTTGGACGGGCCACGAGTTCTCCGGTGTACCCGAAATGACGCCATTTTTCATCTTCAATGGAAGTTACGTGGACAATCAAGATGAAATCTCGACGATGTACGGTCTTCTCAACGACTCAATTTTCACGAGATCGGTGGTCAATGAATCGGGAATGGTTCGTCGATCCACGTGGCACGATCAGACGGAGAAATGGCAAGAGTTTTGGTCCGCGCCGAGGGAGTTGTGCGATAATTACAGGCATTGTGGGTCGAACGGAATCTGTGACCGGTCGAATGTGGATAGGTTCGAGTGCAAGTGCTTACCCGGGCTCGAACCCAAGTCGCCCGGAGATTGGTTCTTGAGAGACGGATCGGGTGGGTGCGTGAGGAAGCAAGGGCTAGCTCCCACGTGTGGGAAGGGAGAAGGGTTCGTGAAGTTGGCACGTGTGAAGATACCGGACACTTCAAAGGCACGTGTGAATATGAGGTTGAGTTTGGAAGCGTGTGAGAAAGAGTGCCTAGGCAATTGCTCGTGTACGGCCTACGCGAGTGCGCGAGTGAGTGGTGGTGGGGTTGGGTGCTTGACATGGCACGGTGATCTGGTGGACTCAAGGACATATCCAACGTCGGGGCAAGATTTTTACGTGCGAGTTGATTCAATAACATTAG CCAAATATAAAAAGGAGTCTAATGGTTCTATAAGCAAGACTGGGAAGGTGGCAATTGCGCTGGGTTCTTTTGCAGTACTATTAATCATCTTGTTTCTTTTCATGTATTGGTGGGCAAGGACTAAAAGGAAAG CGAAAGAACGACAAATAAAATATGGTCACAATATTTCCAAAAGCTTAAGTACTTATTTTGACGACTTTTCCGTTCAAAGAGATTTAGACGAAAGTGGCTCAGAGTTGCCAGTCTTTGATCTAAAAACCATAGCTGCAGCCACAGATAATTTCTCAATTCATGACAAATTAGGAGAAGGCGGTTTTGGCTCCGTTTATAAG GGTGTTTTCTATGAGGGAACGGAGATAGCAGTGAAAAGGCTATCGAGGCAGTCGAGCCAAGGAAGTGAGGAATTCAAAAATGAAGCTTTGTTGATTGCAAAACTCCAACACAGGAATCTTGTCAGGGTTCTTGGTTATTGTAATCAACAAGAAGAAAAGATGTTAATCTATGAATACTTGCCAAACAAGAGCCTGgacttttttatttttg ATGAGGAGAAAAGGAAAATCCTAGACTGGAGTAAACGTTTTGACATAATTCGTGGAATTGTTAGAGGGATGTTGTATCTTCATGAAGATTCAAGATTAAGAATCATTCATAGAGATTTGAAAGCTAGCAATATTCTTCTAGATGCCGACTTGAAACCCAAAATTTCAGATTTTGGTATGGCTAGAATATTTGAAGGAGATGAGCTTGAAGCAAATACAAATCGAGTGGTTGGAACATA TGGTTATATGTCACCGGAGTATGCAATGGAAGGGAGATTTTCATTCAAGTCAGATGTGTATAGCCTTGGGGTTTTGATTCTCGAGATTGTTACTAGAAGAAAGAACATTGGCTATCGCTGTGTGAATCCAACAGGCTCATCAAATTTGATTGGACAA CTAGGTTTGGGATTTGTGGAATGA
- the LOC133794211 gene encoding G-type lectin S-receptor-like serine/threonine-protein kinase RKS1 isoform X1: MKYAKIFLKSLFTVLLLHYCSASDFITVNQPIKDDGTVLVSNGGTFVVGFFSPGKSSPRYLGIWFNFSNETVVWVANRDSPINDSSGVLSIDAAQGNLVLNDGQNLLHWSTNLSSSSTNKISAQILDSGNFILLQEDNKRVIWQSFDHPTHALLSGLKLGLDLKTGLNRYITSWKSKDDPGTGNCSLKMVPNGSPQLILYKDRSKWWRSGHWNGLQWGGIPALSSLPRSNFFNITFTNDQDEITVVWSVLDPSIFTYIIVDGSGSLLQYAWQAKQHKWVQIYTAPVDTCDYYAKCGRYGKCDMYNSNGFDCGCLPGYDPVSLQDWALRDNSGGCGKKQGALSMCENGEGFVKLPSVKVPDTATAVVDRSLTLNECREKCLRNCSCMAYGTADVRNGGSGCMTWNGPLMDMKQFLEGGQDLYVRVDAIELAKYAKSDGLSLKWILSIVGISVTAAVLLIASVLYCLKKMKRKDVVLGQPATFLNDVSGSLMRFENSPRKSSREKTDVLFFDFGSVAAATDNFSSVNMLGYGGFGSVYKGVLPDGQELAVKRLSQFSGQGVEEFKNEVLLIAKLQHRNLVRLLGCCIHKEEKMLMYEYLSNKSLDLVLFDENRKSLLDWRKRSQVIIGIARGLLYLHHDSRLKIIHRDLKASNVLLDATMNPKISDFGMARMFGDDQIEANTTKVVGTYGYMSPEYAMEGLYSIKSDVFSFGVLTLEIITGKKNSHFNEVSSLNLVGQVWDLWKEGKALEIVDESILDLAEPYPSDQVLRYIQIGLLCVQELAVDRPTMLEVVFMLGHETPLQSPKRPAFIFKNTGSDTSTSKGVSVNDITVTVMEAR, translated from the exons ATGAAATATGCCAAAATTTTCCTGAAATCACTGTTCACGGTCCTTCTCCTCCATTACTGCTCTGCCTCAGATTTCATAACCGTTAACCAGCCCATCAAAGACGACGGCACAGTTTTAGTCTCCAATGGAGGTACATTCGTTGTGGGGTTCTTTAGTCCTGGAAAATCTAGTCCTCGATACCTTGGAATTTGGTTTAACTTCTCAAACGAAACCGTTGTTTGGGTAGCGAACAGGGATAGCCCAATAAACGACTCGTCAGGAGTTCTTTCCATTGATGCAGCTCAAGGAAATCTTGTTTTAAACGATGGTCAAAATCTTCTTCACTGGTCGACAAATCTTTCCAGCTCGTCCACTAACAAGATTTCAGCTCAAATCCTGGACTCGGGTAACTTTATTTTGCTTCAAGAAGATAATAAGAGGGTCATTTGGCAAAGCTTCGATCACCCAACTCATGCTCTGCTTTCGGGTTTGAAACTAGGCCTAGATTTGAAAACGGGTCTGAACCGGTACATCACGTCATGGAAATCCAAAGACGACCCGGGAACCGGAAACTGTTCATTGAAAATGGTTCCAAATGGCTCGCCTCAACTGATTCTGTACAAAGACCGGTCCAAATGGTGGCGATCAGGGCACTGGAACGGCCTCCAATGGGGTGGCATACCGGCTTTGAGCTCTCTCCCTCGGAGTAACTTCTTCAACATCACTTTCACCAACGATCAGGACGAGATCACAGTGGTGTGGAGCGTCCTGGACCCTTCAATCTTCACCTACATCATCGTCGATGGCTCAGGATCCCTTCTTCAATACGCTTGGCAAGCTAAGCAGCACAAATGGGTCCAAATCTACACCGCGCCCGTCGACACCTGCGACTACTACGCGAAGTGCGGTCGGTACGGCAAGTGCGACATGTACAACAGTAACGGGTTCGACTGCGGGTGTCTACCAGGGTACGATCCCGTGTCGCTGCAGGACTGGGCATTGAGGGACAACTCCGGCGGCTGCGGCAAGAAACAAGGGGCTTTGTCCATGTGCGAAAACGGTGAAGGGTTCGTGAAATTGCCTAGTGTTAAAGTTCCGGACACGGCCACTGCGGTTGTTGACCGAAGCCTGACTTTGAACGAGTGTCGAGAGAAGTGTCTCAGGAATTGCTCTTGCATGGCTTACGGGACTGCGGACGTGAGGAATGGGGGCAGTGGGTGCATGACATGGAATGGGCCTTTAATGGATATGAAACAGTTCTTGGAAGGGGGTCAAGATTTGTACGTTCGTGTCGATGCGATTGAATTAG CTAAATATGCCAAGTCAGATGGGCTTTCTTTAAAATGGATATTGTCTATCGTGGGAATCTCAGTCACTGCTGCTGTACTACTCATTGCCTCTGTTTTGTACTGTTtaaagaaaatgaagagaaaag ATGTGGTTCTTGGACAGCCCGCGACATTTCTCAATGATGTTTCAGGGAGCTTAATGAGATTTGAAAATTCTCCAAGGAAAAGTAGTAGAGAAAAAACAGATGTACTTTTCTTCGACTTTGGTTCAGTGGCTGCTGCAACAGATAATTTTTCTTCTGTCAACATGCTTGGATATGGGGGATTTGGCTCTGTTTACAAG GGGGTTCTACCTGATGGGCAAGAACTAGCTGTAAAAAGATTATCACAATTTTCAGGGCAAGGAGTGGAAGAGTTTAAGAATGAAGTTTTACTGATAGCAAAACTTCAGCACAGGAATCTTGTAAGACTTCTTGGTTGCTGCATTCACAAAGAAGAGAAGATGTTGATGTATGAATACTTGTCGAACAAAAGTTTGGACTTGGTATTGTTTG ATGAAAACAGAAAATCACTGTTGGATTGGAGAAAGCGGTCACAAGTTATCATAGGAATTGCTCGAGGCCTCTTATATCTACATCACGATTCAAGACTCAAAATCATCCATAGAGACCTGAAAGCAAGCAATGTTCTACTTGATGCTACAATGAATCCGAAAATTTCAGATTTCGGTATGGCTAGGATGTTTGGAGATGACCAAATAGAAGCAAATACAACTAAAGTGGTTGGAACATA TGGTTACATGTCACCAGAGTATGCAATGGAAGGCCTGTATTCAATAAAGTCTGATGTCTTCAGTTTTGGGGTTCTTACATTAGAGATCATTACTGGGAAGAAGAACAGCCATTTCAATGAAGTTTCCTCACTTAATTTGGTTGGCCAA GTCTGGGACTTGTGGAAAGAAGGAAAAGCTTTGGAGATTGTTGACGAATCAATATTGGATTTGGCTGAGCCATATCCAAGTGATCAAGTCTTGAGATACATCCAAATCGGGCTGTTATGTGTTCAGGAGCTCGCTGTAGATAGACCAACCATGTTAGAGGTTGTGTTCATGCTGGGACATGAGACCCCTCTTCAATCTCCTAAAAGACCAGCATTTATTTTCAAAAACACTGGTAGCGATACCTCAACATCGAAAGGAGTTTCTGTAAATGACATAACTGTTACAGTGATGGAAGCTCGCTAA